One stretch of Gambusia affinis linkage group LG05, SWU_Gaff_1.0, whole genome shotgun sequence DNA includes these proteins:
- the bcam gene encoding basal cell adhesion molecule isoform X2: MAGIRLGRRIPLCTLLFWIIQVCCGAVTVKVMPKVEVDGGTTAKLPCTYSGTALPDVVVGWHIDYENQRVRVAYRKNSGERMSDTGTPLDDRVTLEEDLTLTIKSVKPSDPNKYYCQVTAGKDGSGEGETTLEVFIAPQKPEIKKPSQAISVGGQISSEVGTCEATNAFPPPRIIWFKDNQPLPEVKDRKEKTYMVLSTVKESSGLYTIKNALYMLPTKADKDSTLHCTVEYSLAGEKNKNIQKKSEPMKIELRYPFEKIMFNLFKPTVVKEGDNVTLKCETDGNPQPPFDFTKDKKQLPGADGFLTLMNVKRTDSAEYTCSAFDAENYKEESNTMFLDVNYIDEMSVTPSGNQIIDLGKQVQWQCKTKASKNHTVLWKKGSTVLSQDGILSIVSVGYKDAGEYVCVGAVPEVPGLTAQAIVKLTVKGKPEIETPVVGEVEQEGAEVTLKCSANGFPKPQFTWSASGRESISVEDNKVVSSLTLFTTPEIMKSGVKCEVSNEFGKDTKDFPVALKRAETQRTGSSTVVVAVVVCVLLLLLLVALFYCLSKKTTICGNKDKKETATAQVNNIVVEMKTEKANEEAGLLNKRINTEQ, from the exons tttGCTGTGGCGCTGTAACTGTGAAGGTGATGCCGAAGGTGGAGGTGGACGGAGGAACAACAGCCAAACTGCCCTGTACATATTCTGGCACAGCCTTGCCAGATGTTGTTGTTGGTTGGCACATT gACTATGAAAATCAAAGAGTAAGAGTGGCCTACCGAAAAAATTCTGGCGAGCGAATGAGCGACACCGGTACTCCTCTGGATGACCGAGTCACTCTTGAAGAAGACCTCACCTTGACCATCAAGTCTGTGAAACCCTCTGATCCAAACAAATACTACTGCCAGGTCACTGCTGGCAAGGACGGGTCTGGAGAAGGCGAAACTACTCTTGAAGTGTTTA TTGCTCCCCAGAAACCAGAAATCAAAAAACCGTCTCAGGCCATCTCAGTGGGAGGACAGATCAGCTCAGAG GTCGGCACTTGCGAAGCAACCAATGCATTCCCCCCTCCAAGGATCATTTGGTTCAAAGACAACCAGCCTCTTCCTGAGGtcaaagacagaaaggaaa AGACCTACATGGTTCTTTCTACGGTGAAGGAGTCTTCGGGTCTTTACACCATAAAGAACGCACTGTACATGCTGCCCACAAAGGCCGACAAGGACTCTACACTTCATTGTACTGTGGAGTACAGCCTGGCAGGAGAGAAGAACAAGAACATCCAGAAGAAGTCTGAACCCATGAAAATTGAACTTCGCT ATCCTTttgaaaaaattatgtttaatctTTTCAAACCTACTGTGGTCAAAGAGGGTGATAATGTCACcctaaaatgtgaaactgatgGAAACCCACAGCCTCCGTTTGACTTTACAAAAGAT aaaaaacaacttcctgGTGCGGACGGTTTTCTGACACTGATGAATGTCAAGCGTACGGATTCGGCAGAATACACGTGCTCTGCGTTCGACGCAGAAAATTATAAGGAGGAGTCAAACACTATGTTCCTTGATGTCAACT acATTGACGAGATGAGCGTCACTCCTAGTGGGAATCAGATTATCGATTTGGGAAAGCAGGTTCAGTGGCAGTGTAAGACCAAGGCGTCTAAAAATCACACTGTCCTATGGAAAAAG GGCTCCACTGTGCTTTCTCAAGATGGCATTCTATCAATTGTAAGTGTTGGCTATAAAGACGCTGGAGAGTACGTGTGTGTTGGCGCTGTTCCAGAAGTCCCGGGACTGACAGCTCAGGCCATTGTAAAGCTGACGGTGAAAG GAAAGCCAGAGATTGAGACCCCTGTTGTTGGGGAGGTGGAACAAGAAGGAGCTGAAGTGACCCTGAAGTGTTCGGCCAACGGTTTCCCCAAACCTCAGTTTACATGGTCAGCCTCAGGAAGGGAG TCTATCTCAGTGGAAGATAACAAGGTGGTAAGCTCTCTGACCCTATTTACCACACCTGAGATCATGAAGAGTGGTGTGAAGTGCGAGGTCTCCAACGAATTTGGAAAGGATACCAAGGACTTCCCTGTAGCTCTCAAACGAG CTGAGACCCAGCGGACAGGCTCCAGCACTGTGGTGGTTGCCGTGGTGGTCtgcgttcttcttcttctgctgctggtAGCTTTATTCTACTGCCTGAGCAAGAAGACCACGATTTGCGGCAACAAGGATAAGAAGGAAAC ggCTACTGCACAGGTGAACAACATTGTGGTGGAGATGAAGACGGAAAAGGCGAATGAAGAGGCCGGACTCCTCAACAAGAGGATCAACACAGAACAG taa
- the bcam gene encoding basal cell adhesion molecule isoform X1, whose protein sequence is MAGIRLGRRIPLCTLLFWIIQVCCGAVTVKVMPKVEVDGGTTAKLPCTYSGTALPDVVVGWHIDYENQRVRVAYRKNSGERMSDTGTPLDDRVTLEEDLTLTIKSVKPSDPNKYYCQVTAGKDGSGEGETTLEVFIAPQKPEIKKPSQAISVGGQISSEVGTCEATNAFPPPRIIWFKDNQPLPEVKDRKEKTYMVLSTVKESSGLYTIKNALYMLPTKADKDSTLHCTVEYSLAGEKNKNIQKKSEPMKIELRYPFEKIMFNLFKPTVVKEGDNVTLKCETDGNPQPPFDFTKDKKQLPGADGFLTLMNVKRTDSAEYTCSAFDAENYKEESNTMFLDVNYIDEMSVTPSGNQIIDLGKQVQWQCKTKASKNHTVLWKKGSTVLSQDGILSIVSVGYKDAGEYVCVGAVPEVPGLTAQAIVKLTVKGKPEIETPVVGEVEQEGAEVTLKCSANGFPKPQFTWSASGRESISVEDNKVVSSLTLFTTPEIMKSGVKCEVSNEFGKDTKDFPVALKRANTAEVLLSGNPVLTSAETQRTGSSTVVVAVVVCVLLLLLLVALFYCLSKKTTICGNKDKKETATAQVNNIVVEMKTEKANEEAGLLNKRINTEQ, encoded by the exons tttGCTGTGGCGCTGTAACTGTGAAGGTGATGCCGAAGGTGGAGGTGGACGGAGGAACAACAGCCAAACTGCCCTGTACATATTCTGGCACAGCCTTGCCAGATGTTGTTGTTGGTTGGCACATT gACTATGAAAATCAAAGAGTAAGAGTGGCCTACCGAAAAAATTCTGGCGAGCGAATGAGCGACACCGGTACTCCTCTGGATGACCGAGTCACTCTTGAAGAAGACCTCACCTTGACCATCAAGTCTGTGAAACCCTCTGATCCAAACAAATACTACTGCCAGGTCACTGCTGGCAAGGACGGGTCTGGAGAAGGCGAAACTACTCTTGAAGTGTTTA TTGCTCCCCAGAAACCAGAAATCAAAAAACCGTCTCAGGCCATCTCAGTGGGAGGACAGATCAGCTCAGAG GTCGGCACTTGCGAAGCAACCAATGCATTCCCCCCTCCAAGGATCATTTGGTTCAAAGACAACCAGCCTCTTCCTGAGGtcaaagacagaaaggaaa AGACCTACATGGTTCTTTCTACGGTGAAGGAGTCTTCGGGTCTTTACACCATAAAGAACGCACTGTACATGCTGCCCACAAAGGCCGACAAGGACTCTACACTTCATTGTACTGTGGAGTACAGCCTGGCAGGAGAGAAGAACAAGAACATCCAGAAGAAGTCTGAACCCATGAAAATTGAACTTCGCT ATCCTTttgaaaaaattatgtttaatctTTTCAAACCTACTGTGGTCAAAGAGGGTGATAATGTCACcctaaaatgtgaaactgatgGAAACCCACAGCCTCCGTTTGACTTTACAAAAGAT aaaaaacaacttcctgGTGCGGACGGTTTTCTGACACTGATGAATGTCAAGCGTACGGATTCGGCAGAATACACGTGCTCTGCGTTCGACGCAGAAAATTATAAGGAGGAGTCAAACACTATGTTCCTTGATGTCAACT acATTGACGAGATGAGCGTCACTCCTAGTGGGAATCAGATTATCGATTTGGGAAAGCAGGTTCAGTGGCAGTGTAAGACCAAGGCGTCTAAAAATCACACTGTCCTATGGAAAAAG GGCTCCACTGTGCTTTCTCAAGATGGCATTCTATCAATTGTAAGTGTTGGCTATAAAGACGCTGGAGAGTACGTGTGTGTTGGCGCTGTTCCAGAAGTCCCGGGACTGACAGCTCAGGCCATTGTAAAGCTGACGGTGAAAG GAAAGCCAGAGATTGAGACCCCTGTTGTTGGGGAGGTGGAACAAGAAGGAGCTGAAGTGACCCTGAAGTGTTCGGCCAACGGTTTCCCCAAACCTCAGTTTACATGGTCAGCCTCAGGAAGGGAG TCTATCTCAGTGGAAGATAACAAGGTGGTAAGCTCTCTGACCCTATTTACCACACCTGAGATCATGAAGAGTGGTGTGAAGTGCGAGGTCTCCAACGAATTTGGAAAGGATACCAAGGACTTCCCTGTAGCTCTCAAACGAG CAAACACAGCTGAAG TGCTGCTCTCTGGAAACCCTGTGCTTACGTCAG CTGAGACCCAGCGGACAGGCTCCAGCACTGTGGTGGTTGCCGTGGTGGTCtgcgttcttcttcttctgctgctggtAGCTTTATTCTACTGCCTGAGCAAGAAGACCACGATTTGCGGCAACAAGGATAAGAAGGAAAC ggCTACTGCACAGGTGAACAACATTGTGGTGGAGATGAAGACGGAAAAGGCGAATGAAGAGGCCGGACTCCTCAACAAGAGGATCAACACAGAACAG taa